ATGCACGCGTGGGTGCCAGTCCCTCTGCTCCCCGTCCCCGTGAAGCAGAGCTCCCCGGGTACCCCGGGTGCATCCCAGCACTGTGGTGTCCTCGGCCCCAGACACACGGCCACACGTGCCTTGGCAGCTCCCCCGCACCCCAGTCCTGGCATACCGGCGCCCCCAGCTcattgcagctctgcagcacgcTGCCCAGGCTTTACTGGCATGACCCCGGGGTGCAAATGGGGGTTCTCAGCCCCTCTGCACCCCGTCCCCATGTAACGACGCTCTTCTGGTACCCTGGGTGCATCCTGGCTGTGCAGCACCATGCTCAGCACCACGGCATCCTCAACACAGCATCACCCCAGACACAGAGACTCGGGCCCATGTATGGGTTGCAGCTCCCCTGCACCCCAGTCCTGGCACACGGGTACCCCGGTGCAGTGGCGGTGAGCAGCACACTGCCCACTGCCTCAGCTTTCCCACTGTGGAAGAGCCCATGGCACATGTGTGGGTTTCTAGCCTGTCTGCACCCCATCCCCATGTAGCGGTGCTCCCCTGTACCCTGGGTGCCCCCTGGCTGTGCAGCGCCATGCTCAGCACCACAGAACCCTCGGAGCTGTGTGACCCCATCCAGGCAGGGCTCCCCTGCTCCCCCCGTGCAGCGCCGTGCTCACTGCCCCAGCTTTCCTGCTGCTGCCTGATCCCAGGCTGCCTGCGTGGTTGTGCTGCCCCTCTGCGCACCAGGTCCCTCAGGCCTGGGGTGCCCCCCGGGGTATGAGAGCTCAGTCCCTTGCCTCCCTGCCACTGGTGTGTGTGAGGCCAGGCATCACTCTGTACCACACCTCATGTCACCAGAGCTGCCCTCCTGGGGGAGGGCAGAGCATGGTGCTGGTGACACGGGGACACATGGACTGGGCAGCCAACAAAAGCCCACTGTGTTCCCCCCCAGAATGGTATGGCagcgctgcctgcagctgcaggacaGGCAGGGCTCCAGGCTCACTGTGCAATGCAGGGAGCCACAGCCACAGGAGGCAGAACACGCTGCCCAGCCCAAACCGGAGCCGGGGGCTGTGGGGTCACACGGAGCCCCAGCATCAGCTGCACCCGCACCCAGCTGGCTcagcctgggtgctgcagggccgCTGTGACTCAGGGACTTCCTCAAGCCAAGGTGGTGTTTATTTAATCTTCCTCGGTGAATTTTTTACCCATGAATCCACCCCATCAGGCTTTCAGCTACCTGAATTATCGGCACCCACATCCTGTGGCCAGCAGTGCCAGGTATGGCGTGGCACAGGAGCAGCTGGGGCGGTTTGCTGTGCCCAGCACCCCAAGCACTCCCCGGGGCCCCTCCCTAGCTGCTTGGCCCCTTCTGCTCCCCCCGAGGAGCTGCTTTGCCCCCCTCCCACTGCAGCACCCCACGCCATGCAGCAGAGAGCAGGCAGGTGCCTGCGGGTGCCTCCCCCCGGTGCCACCCCAGCCCGGGGATGCTCGGGGTTAGGTTGGTTGCAAGTCTGGATGTCTGAGTTGTCCCTGTCCCTGGAATATTGGGCCCTGGGGGTCTGTCGGGAGAGGAGAACGGGTAGGGAATATCCAGGGAACCGGAAGGGCCCGGGCACCGGGAGGGGAGAACTGAGAGCCTGGGGGTTGCAGTCAGGAATCGGATCCAGGAACCAAGACCGGAGAGCGACACTGGGAGGGGGGAACCGGGGCAGCCGTTTTGGGCGCCCTGCCCGCCTCACGGGGGGTCCCGCTCTCGCCCGCCCTGCCACAGAGAATCGGTCACGTCGAgcggcggccgcctcccgccACCCGGCAGCGGGAGAGCCCCGGgtcccgccgcgggccgggcgggggccggtcCGCCGAGTCGTCCCGGTGCCGGGGCTGGGAGGACACCGCCCGGGTCCGCCCCCGGGCGGTGCCCGGTGCCGGCCCGCCCCGTCGGCgagcggcgggcgcggggagccgggcggcggcAGAGCTGCGGGGCGCGCCATGCTgcccgccgccctccgccgctGGCTGCGCCGGCCCAAGGTGAGAGCCGGGGGGGAGTCGCGCCGGAGCCGGCCCCCGCCCCGTCGGGGCTGCCCGAGGGCTCCGCCAGCAccggggagcgcggggggagcggcgggggcccTGTGgggtggagcaggaggaggaagcggtgcccggccccggggctggaggtgcggcgggggggtgcgggcagcATCGGGCGGGACCGGGCAGCTCAGCGCTCGTCCCGACGCCGCCCGCTCCCGGGGAGAGGAGATCCCcgcctccccacccccccgggccTCCTCCATCTCCCCGGCCCCgtgggggggggtctgggggagaGATGGGGCGAGGAGCGGCCCTCCGGGCTTCCCGCTCCCTGCCGGGGGCTCCCCGCAGACCTTTCACCTGAGCCAGTGTTTACAGCGCGCACGGATCCGTGCCCACGCTCCCGGGATGCGGCCGAGCTTGTTCATCCTGCTCTGcccctggggaaactgaggcacgggtgGGTGGGGACGGCGGCGCTCCCCGGGAGGGCTCGGCCGCGGGCCgcctgcctcccccctgcccttggcACAGCTCGGCTGAGCCGGAGCCGCCGTGGGGGTCCCACGTACCTGCCCCAGTGGGTGTTTGTGGACCTGGGGCTGCCCCATGGGGACCCACAAAAGAGGATCCaaaccccagcagcccccccgccccaagtTGCGGGCGTGGGAGGTTTGGGGTCCCTCTAGCCCAGCCCCCAGAACCGTGGGCTGCTCCCTCCATCgcccctctgctctccccacaGCGCTCCGACCCCCGCCTGCTCTCCCAGTTCTTCTTTGCCGACGAGAGGGTGACGCGGGTGGTGGCTGAGATCAACGGGCTGGATGCGGAGCTGGACCCGCAGCAGTACCTGGTGCTCCTCAACCAGCTACACCTCAGCCAGGTACGGGGGCAGCCCGGACCCCGGTGTGACCCCGGTCCCCCCGGGTGGCCGTGGGTgacatccctccctccccaggctcacTTGCTGGCCGTCCTGGAGCAGATCATGGAGGAGTGTATCCCCACACAGCGGCACAGCCGTGACTACCTGGTCAAGTTCCCTGAGGAGCTCTTGGTGGACAACCTGGGGAACCACATGCTGTTTGCTGCCGAGGTGCGCCCGGGGATGCTGTCCTGGGGCAGGCAATGGGGTCCGGCTCCCCAAACCGGGAGGCGATGGGTGCCAGCCAGGGTGGCACACCCCACCGTGGGCTGACCCTGGGGGTaggggctgtgctgcctcagGCGCTGGCTCCTGACGGCCCCGGGTCCCGACAGTGTCTCCTGGCCGGGACCTTCTTGGAGGTGGAGGAGGCAGACGGGGCGCAGTTGCGGCCCCAAGCCAGGAACCTGCTGTGCAGCCTGGAGCTGGTGCGGACAGTGCTGCGGGAGCAGAGCCTGAGCCAGCCCAGCTCCTACCCGGAGCCCGTCCGGGCTGTGCTTGTCCAGTTTGACCGGCTCTTCGCGGAGTTTGAGCTGAGGTGGGGGCCAGGGTTAGggtgctggggtgagggggggggctgtggcagggcCAGAGGAGCCTCACGGTCCCCCCATCTCTCCAGCTATGTGTCCTCGCTGGTGGCGGTGAAGTCTCCCGAGGAGATCTACAGGCAGCAGGAGATCATTGTGCTCTTCTGTGAGACGGTGGAGAGGTGAGGGGTATTGTGTGCCAGAGAGGGGTGGCAGGGACCCCAGCCCTGGGAATGGGGCAGCGTCCTGGGGCTTGGCCCTGCTGTAAGGGTATCCCCCCCCAGAGCCCTGCGCTTGGGCTACCTGACCCAGGAGATGATCGATGGCTACGAACCGCTGCTGATGTTTACCATCCCTCGCCTGGCCATTATCAGGTGGGTGCAGCCCCCTGGAGAAGGGGGTGGCCAGGGCCATTGGGTGCTCCCCTGTACCAGCCTCTTCTTCCCCTGGGAAGTTGGGGTCCTGGGCAACCCCCTGACTTGTGTTGGGCTCTGTCCCCTTGCAGCGGCCTCCTCATCTACCCCGAGGGTCCCCTCAGCCTGGAGCGGAGCCCTGAGCAGATGTCCCGTGTCTTCAGCCCCTTCTACAACCTCCTGAAAAAGATCAGGTATGTGTTGGGGGGTGATGAGCACCAGCACCTACAGTGGGGCAGCAGTGGGGCCGTGACGTGGGGCTGACACTGTCCCTttgctgcagggacctgctgcgGGTGCTGTCGGTGGAGGAGCTCAGCCTGCTGGAGAGGAGCCTGTGCACAGCCGAACCTGAGGAGCCCTGCGGTCCGGCCACCCCCCCAGCTTGGGGGGCAGCTGTGCCCAGAGCGGAGccccccactccctggggtttccTGGAGGTCCCCTGTGCCACCCCCCCAGCCTCCACATGCGCAATGCACCTCGGATCCCGCAGCACAGTGAATGATCCAGGCACCGACCGACGGTGGGGGTGTGTGGCAGGGAGGGAGTGGGACCAAGATGGCAGTTCCCCACCCACTGGGATAGGGATTTTTCATGTCACCCCTGGAGTAACTGTCACCTCCCCCctgtgcagcccccagccccccaggagcagcccagggaCAGGGCTTGATGGCACCCCAGGTGCTCACTGCGCAGAGCTGCGCTCTCGCTACGGCAGCGCCAAGGACATGCTGCACACTCTCTTTGTCTGCATCTCGGGTGAGTGACCCCCTCGCCACCCCTCCCAGCAcctgacccccccctcccagcaccctgacTCCCCCACCCTCCCGGTTGCAGGGGTGGCTGATCAGCTCCAGACCAACTTTGCCAGTGACCTGCGGAGCATCTTGAAAACAGTCTTCAAGATCGTTGCCTCACAGGCGGACCCCTCAGAGGAGCCGAGTGCCAGCCGTGAGTAACCCCCAGAGAGACGGGCGACCCCTCCTCTCTGCCCTGCGCATCGCCCGGCCCTGGTGAGACAAGGCCGCAGCCCCAGGTGTGGAGACGACACAGCCACAGTGCCCAGCCTCcatggggctgagcccagccctggTTTGGCCAGAACACCACAGTCCTTGTCCCCACAGGGGAAGAGGACGGTGACCTGTGTGTGGCAGATGCCCCTCGTGTGGCCGACTGTCCCCTGTGCTCCAGCCCTGCGGAGGCGGCCGGGCTCCGGAGGGCAGGTaacgggctgcccagggtgcCACGGCTCTGGGGCAGGGTGCGAGGCTGGGGCTGATCCTGCCTGGGGGGTGTCTGCCTGTCCTGGGCAGCCCCAGGCGCATGGGGACAGTTGCCATGTCCTGTCTAGGGCTGGCTCAGCAGAGCAGCCACAGGACACCCAGGAGGATGGGTCCAGCCAAGGGATCGGGGACGTTCCTGGGGCTGGGGTGATGAtgtgggacagggtggggggcTTTTACCGATGTGTTTTGCCCAGCAGGCACCTGCCGCCTGCCCGAGTGGGTGCCAGACAGCACGTGCAGCCAGTGCTCTGCCTGCCGCTCGCCCTTCACCCTGCTGCGCCGCAGGCACCACTGCCGCAGCTGCGGGAAGGTAGGAGGGGGCCAGGCAGGGACGCGCAGGGTCCCCCCTGGGGACCCGGCCTCAGCTCAGCCCCGTTCCGGCCCTCTCCCTGCAGATCTTCTGTGCCCGCTGCTCGCCGCACACCGCGGTGCTGCCGCACTACAGCCAGCCGAAACCCGTGCGCGTCTGCACGCACTGCTACGCTGCGCACCTCTCGCCCGTGCCCCGGCGTTCCCCGTGCCAGTGAGCGCCCTCCGCGCCGGATCTGCATCCGCAGGAGGGCGAAGGCTGGGGGGGGTGGTAAATCcaggctgctctggggctgctgggcagcCCTTCAGCCACACAACTCCCCTCGGGGCCAGGTGGGCACGGGGGCAA
This genomic interval from Athene noctua chromosome 12, bAthNoc1.hap1.1, whole genome shotgun sequence contains the following:
- the LOC141965233 gene encoding lateral signaling target protein 2 homolog is translated as MLPAALRRWLRRPKRSDPRLLSQFFFADERVTRVVAEINGLDAELDPQQYLVLLNQLHLSQAHLLAVLEQIMEECIPTQRHSRDYLVKFPEELLVDNLGNHMLFAAECLLAGTFLEVEEADGAQLRPQARNLLCSLELVRTVLREQSLSQPSSYPEPVRAVLVQFDRLFAEFELSYVSSLVAVKSPEEIYRQQEIIVLFCETVERALRLGYLTQEMIDGYEPLLMFTIPRLAIISGLLIYPEGPLSLERSPEQMSRVFSPFYNLLKKIRDLLRVLSVEELSLLERSLCTAEPEEPCGPATPPAWGAAVPRAEPPTPWGFLEVPCATPPASTCAMHLGSRSTVNDPGTDRRWGPQPPRSSPGTGLDGTPGAHCAELRSRYGSAKDMLHTLFVCISGVADQLQTNFASDLRSILKTVFKIVASQADPSEEPSASREEDGDLCVADAPRVADCPLCSSPAEAAGLRRAGTCRLPEWVPDSTCSQCSACRSPFTLLRRRHHCRSCGKIFCARCSPHTAVLPHYSQPKPVRVCTHCYAAHLSPVPRRSPCQ